A stretch of the Nicotiana tabacum cultivar K326 chromosome 6, ASM71507v2, whole genome shotgun sequence genome encodes the following:
- the LOC107782583 gene encoding uncharacterized protein LOC107782583 isoform X2 — translation MINGETNMAVLISVHIYSDMTATLVFDELPHSLSKVFADPQTNQNPNLLEFEHSTAAVILSVESANISDAVVISSELNSGLDDDKIEEEDFMTTNLNSQPLVIVTWDTKSEIERHKSLSIAPIFSDSGTKSGVSSSLFDEMPDHSGAFRYSLISEKVAAQYMLLHFPFDPGSVAGRVFDSIEIVFDNSHQLNLPCITPLSTMALGEKSMVSTTGQLLDTMSQPCDHSKMFLHELSAANILTPMVKYEWKNGNSSPTDKVFVESFRRIDTKLPWGGIETIANSAIGFCAGYTDIFMSKVAGELWVCQFIQELDMEFGCMVFDTLSDWVISVIFCDCNRVVASFPPDFGLPNCKWVDTGQVSYSFDIRQCSQIESPRFCATYLKLVQLNGLFPSCGGAYLFKLLAHKVKGATTSFKDGVYGYVPCPVSMFATENTTYVATKLSLE, via the exons ATGATCAACGGGGAGACTAATATGGCTGTTCTAATTTCAGTACATATCTATTCAGACATGACCGCAACCCTGGTGTTCGACGAATTGCCTCATAGCCTCTCCAAGGTGTTTGCTGATCCACAAACCAATCAAAATCCCAACCTATTAGAGTTTGAGCACTCTACTGCTGCTGTCATTTTGTCTGTTGAATCTGCAAATATTTCGGATGCAGTCGTCATTTCCTCTGAGTTAAACTCTGGTTTGGACGATGACAAAATAGAGGAAGAAGATTTCATGACGACAAATCTTAATTCGCAGCCACTTGTGATTGTTACTTGGGACACAAAGTCAGAAATTGAGCGCCACAAATCTCTGTCCATTGCCCCTATTTTCTCAGACAGCGGCACGAAATCTGGAGTCTCTTCCTCACTGTTCGATGAAATGCCTGACCATAGTGGAGCGTTTCGATATAGTCTAATCTCTGAAAAGGTGGCTGCTCAATATATGTTACTTCATTTTCCATTTGATCCTGGTTCAGTAGCTGGACGTGTGTTTGACAGTATAGAAATTGTGTTTGATAATAGTCATCAGTTGAATCTTCCATGTATTACACCACTATCAACAATGGCATTGGGAGAGAAATCCATGGTGTCTACTACAGGCCAGCTATTAGACACAATGTCCCAACCGTGTGACCATTCCAAGATGTTCCTCCATGAATTATCCGCTGCCAATATCCTTACCCCTATGGTTAAATATGAGTGGAAAAATGGAAACTCAAGCCCTACGGACAAGGTATTTGTTGAAAGCTTCCGACGAATTGACACCAAGTTGCCTTGGGGTGGTATTGAGACTATCGCGAACAGCGCAATAGGATTTTGTGCTGGCTATACTGATATTTTCATGAGCAAAGTTGCAGGAGAATTATGGGTCTGCCAATTTATACAGGAGCTTGACATGGAGTTTGGCTGTATGGTTTTCGATACACTATCGGATTGGGTAATATCTGTAATATTTTGTGATTGTAATAGAGTTGTTGCTTCATTTCCACCTGATTTTGGACTACCCAATTGCAAGTGGGTAGATACTGGTCAAGTAAGTTATTCCTTTGATATCCGACAATGCAGCCAAATTGAATCTCCAA GATTTTGTGCAACTTATTTGAAATTGGTGCAGCTCAATGGCCTCTTTCCcagttgtggtggtgcatatTTATTTAAATTGTTGGCACATAAGGTTAAGGGTGCTACTACTTCTTTTAAAGATGGTGTCTATGGATATGTACCATGTCCTGTATCTATGTTTGCAACAGAGAATACAACCTATGTGGCCACAAAG CTAAGTTTGGAGTGA
- the LOC107782583 gene encoding uncharacterized protein LOC107782583 isoform X1 produces MINGETNMAVLISVHIYSDMTATLVFDELPHSLSKVFADPQTNQNPNLLEFEHSTAAVILSVESANISDAVVISSELNSGLDDDKIEEEDFMTTNLNSQPLVIVTWDTKSEIERHKSLSIAPIFSDSGTKSGVSSSLFDEMPDHSGAFRYSLISEKVAAQYMLLHFPFDPGSVAGRVFDSIEIVFDNSHQLNLPCITPLSTMALGEKSMVSTTGQLLDTMSQPCDHSKMFLHELSAANILTPMVKYEWKNGNSSPTDKVFVESFRRIDTKLPWGGIETIANSAIGFCAGYTDIFMSKVAGELWVCQFIQELDMEFGCMVFDTLSDWVISVIFCDCNRVVASFPPDFGLPNCKWVDTGQVSYSFDIRQCSQIESPRFCATYLKLVQLNGLFPSCGGAYLFKLLAHKVKGATTSFKDGVYGYVPCPVSMFATENTTYVATKVTVSYVMSFYTIAMGCDICLLMYQLIYPNSSSNDFFHFTAAKFGVTNSSALLDLKSKWDSEPSNKRARNILQPTLSILAISSHVFSEALSIVVLLLETITTLDIIIDMDYILGDIPRATSSMMGYGSPYQR; encoded by the exons ATGATCAACGGGGAGACTAATATGGCTGTTCTAATTTCAGTACATATCTATTCAGACATGACCGCAACCCTGGTGTTCGACGAATTGCCTCATAGCCTCTCCAAGGTGTTTGCTGATCCACAAACCAATCAAAATCCCAACCTATTAGAGTTTGAGCACTCTACTGCTGCTGTCATTTTGTCTGTTGAATCTGCAAATATTTCGGATGCAGTCGTCATTTCCTCTGAGTTAAACTCTGGTTTGGACGATGACAAAATAGAGGAAGAAGATTTCATGACGACAAATCTTAATTCGCAGCCACTTGTGATTGTTACTTGGGACACAAAGTCAGAAATTGAGCGCCACAAATCTCTGTCCATTGCCCCTATTTTCTCAGACAGCGGCACGAAATCTGGAGTCTCTTCCTCACTGTTCGATGAAATGCCTGACCATAGTGGAGCGTTTCGATATAGTCTAATCTCTGAAAAGGTGGCTGCTCAATATATGTTACTTCATTTTCCATTTGATCCTGGTTCAGTAGCTGGACGTGTGTTTGACAGTATAGAAATTGTGTTTGATAATAGTCATCAGTTGAATCTTCCATGTATTACACCACTATCAACAATGGCATTGGGAGAGAAATCCATGGTGTCTACTACAGGCCAGCTATTAGACACAATGTCCCAACCGTGTGACCATTCCAAGATGTTCCTCCATGAATTATCCGCTGCCAATATCCTTACCCCTATGGTTAAATATGAGTGGAAAAATGGAAACTCAAGCCCTACGGACAAGGTATTTGTTGAAAGCTTCCGACGAATTGACACCAAGTTGCCTTGGGGTGGTATTGAGACTATCGCGAACAGCGCAATAGGATTTTGTGCTGGCTATACTGATATTTTCATGAGCAAAGTTGCAGGAGAATTATGGGTCTGCCAATTTATACAGGAGCTTGACATGGAGTTTGGCTGTATGGTTTTCGATACACTATCGGATTGGGTAATATCTGTAATATTTTGTGATTGTAATAGAGTTGTTGCTTCATTTCCACCTGATTTTGGACTACCCAATTGCAAGTGGGTAGATACTGGTCAAGTAAGTTATTCCTTTGATATCCGACAATGCAGCCAAATTGAATCTCCAA GATTTTGTGCAACTTATTTGAAATTGGTGCAGCTCAATGGCCTCTTTCCcagttgtggtggtgcatatTTATTTAAATTGTTGGCACATAAGGTTAAGGGTGCTACTACTTCTTTTAAAGATGGTGTCTATGGATATGTACCATGTCCTGTATCTATGTTTGCAACAGAGAATACAACCTATGTGGCCACAAAGGTGACAGTATCTTATGTGATGTCCTTCTATACCATAGCTATGGGTTGTGATATCTGTCTCCTCATGTACCAATTGATATATCCAAACTCATCAAGCAATGACTTCTTTCACTTCACTGCAGCTAAGTTTGGAGTGACTAATTCATCTGCATTGCTTGACCTGAAATCCAAATGGGATTCTGAACCGTCCAACAAGAGGGCTAGAAATATTCTGCAACCTACATTGAGCATACTTGCCATATCTAGCCATGTATTCTCAGAAGCTTTATCAATTGTTGTTTTGCTCTTGGAAACAATAACAACGCTCGATATTATTATTGACATGGACTACATTCTAGGAGATATCCCAAGAGCCACAAGTTCCATGATGGGATATGGCAGTCCTTACCAAAGATAA